GAAGAGATACAATCCGATCGGAAATTCGAAACTGAACAGTTATACGGATACGACCGCGGCAAAAAAAGGGATCGTTGAAATTTACGTGGTTTCCGCAAAGCTCAACGGTAAAACCGGCGAACCTTCCGACGCGGCAAGCGGATTTACTTCACAACCGAAAACGCCTCCCGCAAAACCTCTCGGTTTGGTAGCGACGAGAGGAGCGTATCAGAGTAAGATCGAACTCAGATGGAAAAAAGTATCCGGAGCTTCGAAATATCTCGTATTTCGTTACGTGAAATCCGGCTGGATCGGCGGTGGCGCTTGGGAAAAAATTTCCGAAACGGGTGCGGAAGAATTCGTAGATGAAAATCTTCCCGCACGTTATGCGTATTACTCGGTCACGGCGGTGAATGAGGAAGGTAAGAACGGTCCCTTCTCCAGTTTTGCTTACGGATTTACGGATCCGAACAAACAGAGAGGAGTGAAACTTTCCGCCCCTGAAAACGTAAATGGTCTGGTGGACGTAAAGAATTTCAAAATATCTCTCACATGGGATAAAGTAAAAGAGGCTTCTGAATATTATATTTTTCGAAAGAAGAGAGGGGAATCCTCATGGACGTTCCTCGGATCGTCTGGAGAAAAGAATTCGTATGTAGCGGATATTCCTGCAAAGGAAACCCTATTTTTGTATTCCGTTACTTCCAAATCGGATCTTGGCGGAGAAAGTAGCAACTCTCTTCCCGCATCTGCGGTTCTTTCCACTGCTGTCGTTGCACCGAAAAAAAGGACGTTTGGGGGAGATTCTACGCTTGAAAAGTTCAAGGGTCCTTGGACAGCGATGGCTTGGGACGGAAACAACGGAGTCAGCCAAGTTCTTTTGGAAATCGAAAGCCAGGACAACGTAAACTACGTAGTGAAGTTCAATAAGAAGAAAATCTTCGAAGGAAAATACGTAGAAGAATCTCCGATCATTGACAAAGACGGAAAGTTTAAGATCGAAATCGAAAAATCCGGAGACGCACTTTCCGTTACGATGAAAGATCAAACGATTGTAAATCAGAAATCGAATCTTTCCTTCTTAAAAGAATAAGGAAGAATCAAAAACCACAAGGATGTAAAGCCGATGAACAAGCTAAGTCTGCCTTACATCCTTGCGGTAAGTACTTTGCATTTTCAGAATGAAGATTCATTGCAATGTCTGTTTTTTCGATTGTAAATCGGTTTTCAGGCAGAGTTTTCCTCCTCTTTACTGAGAAGGTCGAGATCGAACTTAGGAAATCGATCGCAAAATAAGAAATTCGATAATCGGAGTTTTTTGCTTATACAATTTGTCTTTCGATTTGCAAGTCCCTCACTTTAAAATTCCCTAAGTTAGGCACTCATTCCTTTGCGCGTTTCTCCGTTCAATTCTAGGTCGCCTTGGTCGAGATTTTTCTGAGTGAATAGACAATCCGCTCGTTCTTTGTTCCTTCCGGAAAAATGGTCAATCATTGGTTGCGTTTTTCGATGGAAGGAGGATAACCAGATTTATGAGAAAAGTTGTTTTTGCGTTCAATATTTCTACCGACGGATATTGCGGTCACACGGACATGAACGCTGACGAAGACGTGCATAAGTACTTTGCCAATCTAATGCTAACCGCGGGTCAAATTCTTTATGGAAGAATTACGTATCAGTTGATGATACCGTTTTGGCCCGAAATCGCCAGAGACCAATCCATGTCCAAGACGACTAACGAATTCGCTCTTGCCTTCGATTCGGTCGAGAAGATCTTATTCTCCAGAACTTTAAAACACGTTGAGGATAGAAATAGCAGATTGGCACGGGAGGATATCGCGGATGAAGTGATCGCGTTGAAGCGACAACCGGGAAAAGATATTTTCGTGGGAAGTTTAAGTATCGCTTCCCAACTTTCGACGCTTCATCTGATTGATGAATATCGTTTCGTAGTTCATCCTGTTCTTGTCGGGAAAGGCCCTCGGTTATTTGATGCCGCAAAATTACAAGAGAGTATTCAGTTGGACCTTCTCGGTTCGGAAACTTTTAAATCCGGCACCATCGCGCTTCATTACAAAAGACGTCAGTGAAGTAAATTTTTTCTTTCGAATGGTTCGTGGATCCTCGATTGAATGTGACGCGCGGTTTCGTTTTCCTTAGAAAGCCGAAAGGATTGCGAGGGCGTTCCAGTTAAGCATTAGTTTCTCTCTATCGAGTTTGGTTTTTGATGTGATGCTCGCGCCGAAATTACATCGACCTTGACTCGCTAAGGTGAATTTCGATCTCGGATTCGCGTATTCATTTTGCAATT
The sequence above is a segment of the Leptospira stimsonii genome. Coding sequences within it:
- a CDS encoding dihydrofolate reductase family protein, producing MRKVVFAFNISTDGYCGHTDMNADEDVHKYFANLMLTAGQILYGRITYQLMIPFWPEIARDQSMSKTTNEFALAFDSVEKILFSRTLKHVEDRNSRLAREDIADEVIALKRQPGKDIFVGSLSIASQLSTLHLIDEYRFVVHPVLVGKGPRLFDAAKLQESIQLDLLGSETFKSGTIALHYKRRQ